In the Gorilla gorilla gorilla isolate KB3781 chromosome 10, NHGRI_mGorGor1-v2.1_pri, whole genome shotgun sequence genome, one interval contains:
- the CCDC184 gene encoding coiled-coil domain-containing protein 184, with amino-acid sequence MEDGLLEIMTKDGGDMPAPLEVSTVPAVGDVISGEYNGGMKELMEHLKAQLQALFEDVRAMRGALDEQASHIQVLSDDVCANQRAIVSMCQIMTTAPRQGGLGVVGGKGSFQSDPQEPETPSPGIGDSGLLGRDPEDEEDEEEEKEMPSLATPSSHCERPESPCAGLLGGDGPLVEPLDMPDITLLQLEGEASL; translated from the coding sequence ATGGAGGACGGTCTGCTGGAGATCATGACCAAGGACGGCGGCGACATGCCGGCGCCCCTGGAGGTGTCCACCGTGCCGGCAGTGGGGGACGTGATCTCCGGGGAGTACAACGGCGGCATGAAGGAACTGATGGAGCACCTGAAAGCTCAGCTGCAAGCCCTGTTTGAGGACGTGAGGGCCATGAGGGGGGCCCTGGACGAGCAGGCCTCGCACATCCAGGTGCTCTCGGACGACGTGTGCGCCAACCAGCGAGCCATCGTCTCCATGTGCCAGATTATGACCACTGCGCCCCGCCAGGGCGGCTTGGGCGTGGTCGGCGGCAAGGGGAGCTTCCAGAGCGACCCCCAAGAGCCGGAGACTCCTTCGCCTGGGATCGGGGACAGCGGCTTGCTGGGTCGCGATCCCGAGGACGAGGAGGacgaggaagaagagaaggagatgcCCAGCCTCGCCACACCCTCCAGTCACTGTGAGCGCCCCGAGAGCCCCTGTGCTGGTCTCCTTGGGGGGGACGGGCCACTTGTGGAGCCCCTCGACATGCCCGACATTACCCTGCTGCAACTGGAGGGCGAGGCCTCCCTGTGA